The sequence TCCTGATAAGGAAACCTTCCGCGATCATCAGCACGCCTGCTGCGACTGCAGCGGTCACCGCAAGTTCATCCGCGACGCCGTCCAGGGACCAACCCCGGTACGAGACGCCCGGTTCGGTCCGCTGCCAGATGAGCAGTGTGAAAAACGCAAATCCTGCTGTATAGACTGGGGACCCCCACTGGTAGTAGAAGCTGACTGCCATGATAAGCATGAATGCACAGAACAGCACAATCCAGCCGGCGTCCGCTGCCAGTCCGATGCCGCTCAGCACGATGGAAACAATCAGTGCAGGGAGCCACGAATCCGCGAGCACCCGCCTGAATTCCGTCTTGCCCGGCAGTTTCCGGATATTGAAATCCCGCCGTTCCCGTTTGACACGCATGTAGCCGAGAGCCACTGCCGCCAGCAGGATGAGCCACAGCAGCGGATTCAGGAAAAACATCCCGGCTGCCTGCAGCACGTCTTCGATCCAACTATCTGTCACGTTCCGTCACACTCCCATCCCAGTCCGGCTGTTTTCTACTATTGTATCAAACAACCGGATGGATTGGATAGTGAGGACGGACCGTTCTTTGCAAACAGGCCGGACCGCTCACTTTTTCGAAGACAGCGTGTGGTGCAGATAACCGATCGCCATTGCGAGCTGCTCATCGTTCGCGCGGTCGCTTTTCACTTCTTCGGCCGCGGCTTTCAGACCTTGATAGAACGCACTGTCCATCTCCCCGCTGACTTCAAGTTCTGCATCTTTCTGGAATTCCGCAACCGCCTTCTTGGTCGCATCGTCGAAATAGCCGTCCGTGCGGCCCGGATTGAACTTGAGCGCCTTGAGGACACGCTGAGCGTACGCGATATCATCATGGAACTGTTCTTCCCTATACACGTCCGCAAGCACCCGCAGATGTTCGGCGAACAGGCTGTTCTGCTTGACTACAAGATCCGATTCAATACCTTCGCCGTGAATCCATCGTTCTTTCGGGGTCAGCCATTTGTGCGTCGACAATTTTACTTCGCCGCCATTCGAGAGCTCCATCGTCTCCTGGACAGTCCCTTTGCCGAAACTCGTCGTCCCGACGATGAACCCGCGGCCGAGGTCCTGCAGGGCGCCGCTCAGCACTTCACTTGCCGAAGCACTTCCCTGATCCTGCATGAGTGCGATCGGCAGGGTCTTCAGTTTTTCATCGAACAGAACGCCCTCAGGCTTCTCCGTGACAAGCGGAGTCAGCTGCCCTTTGATGTTTTCCATGTAGGCGAACACCGTATCTTCCGGCAGCATACTTCCTGCAATCGCACCGACCGCATGGAGATATCCGCCGGGATTGCCGCGCACATCGATCAGCAGCGCTTCCGCCCCTTCTTTGACAAGCAGGTCCGTTGCCGCCTGCCATTCTTTCGCACTTTCCTCCCCGAACATCGTGAGCCCTATGTAGCCGATTTTCTTGCCGCGCTCTTCAATGATTTCAGAAGACACCGTATGGACAGGAATGACATCCCGTTCAATCGTCAGTTCGACGTGCTTTCCGGCTTCCGGCCTGTAGACGGTCAGTTCCACTGTCGTCCCTTTCTTCCCGCGGATCCGTTTGACGACTTCCTGCAGCGTCAGCCCGTCGACGCCTTCCTTATCGATCTGCACGATTTCATCGTATGGAAGCAGACCTGCTTTGTCCGACGGCGATCCTTTCACCGGCGATACGATGACGAACTTCCCGCTGGTCCGGGTGATCTCCGCACCAATGCCCACCCGCTCACCTGCAAGCGATTCCTTGTGGGAGGCGGCTTCCTCCTTTGTCAGATACGTCGAGTACGGATCGCCGATCACATCCGCCATCCCGCGGAGCGCCCCTTCGATCAGATCGTTCTTTTCAAGCGGATACACAGCATTGCCTGTAATGACATCATAGGCTTCGTCGATGACGCCGAATTCATCCGAAGGCGCCGCCCGTTCCTTCTCTTTTTTCCCGCATCCGTTAAGCAGTACAAGACAAACTGCAACCGCAGCAAATAGGCCAACTAAAAAAAACCGGCTCCTGCGCATCGTCACCATCCCCTCCTCTTTCCATACATATGAAAAGGACAGGGATGTTACGACACCGGAAACCGGATCCAGCATTATTCGGCTGATGAAATTCAGTCGACGTCGTCCATCAGCTGCTCCATCATCTTTTCGTCCATCGGGCCGATGATCTTGTTATCCACGGTCCCGTCGGTCTTCAGGATGTAGGTCGTCGGAATCGAGAACACCTGGTAATCGGTCATCCCGATATCCTCCGTGTCGAGCAGGATGGGGAACGTCAGACCGTAGGCGTCCGCGAATTCCTCCACCGCTTTTTCTCCGCGTTTCTCCGCTGTCGTCAAGTTGACGGAGACCAGTTCGACGTTGTCCTCTTCCTCGAGGTCCTTATAATAGTTTTCCATATGCGGCATCTCCGCCTTGCACGGCGGACACCACGTCGCCCAGAAGTTGAGCATGACCTTCTTGCCCCGCAAATCGCTCAATTTCACTGAATCACCGTCAAGTGTCTTCAGTTCGAAATCCGGAGGCGTGTCGCCCGGTTTCAGTCCAGGCAGTTCTTCCATGCCCGGCAATGTTTCCGACTGGGCTTTGGTCGTGGCTGTGTCGATCTTCTCGGGCTTCTGCATATTGGATTTCACCATCAGGGCAACCATCGTGCCGATGACGAGAATGGCAACCGCATACCCGACCCATTTTTTATTCATCCAATCCCTCCAGCAGTTCTTTGTCTTATCAAATGGTCGATCAGTACGATAAACGCGCTTACCGCGGCTGACGCGGCGAACGGGATCCCGGCGAAGCCTGCCGGCTGCAGGGCGGCGATGAACCCATGGGCGGCCGTCAGCAGCAGGGCTCCCTGGAAGACGGTCACCCGTGTGTCCCCTGCATACCGGACAGTGAGCAGCATCAGGATACCGAACAGGAGAATCGTGACGGCCTCCGCGTACAGCGTACCCCTATTCAGCAGGGCCATCAGGATCTGATAGCCGGCCTGGGCGACAGCCGTCAGCAGCAGGAAGGCACGCCCTGCAGAGACAGGGACCGGCTTCTTCGAAAGCAGAAAGAGCAAGGCGGCAAGCACGATGCCGGCGAGGAATCCAATTGTTCCGCCGTTGAAGTACAGTATAGCAGTGGGCGACTGCCGGACGACCCCAAAATCCGTGACGATGACGGACAGCTTCCAGGTGAGCAGCACGGTGAAGATCGCATCACCCACCATGTCTGCTGCCTGCTTCCCGAATCGGCGGCGCACCATCAGCCAGCCGGCAGCCAGCCCGAAGACCGCCGCCACCCATGAGGACGGAACGGTCACCTTCCATAGTAGATAGTATTCCGTAACTGGCATGGCAATCCCCTCAGTCATTGATACCTCATATGGTATCTTATTTCCTTCGTCAACACCAACGAGGGGGCTTCGGTGCAAAGAAAAAGGCCCGCCCGAGAGCGAACCTTTTTATCATACCGACTTGCGCCGCAATGTTTAGGATGGAGCTGAGCCGGAAATACTACTGTTATAGAGTAATGAACCGGGTATCAGAACGATACATAACGGAGCGGGTTCACAGCACTTGGACCTGTCGCCGAGAAGTTTCCGACGTGGATTTCGAAGTGCAGGTGAGGCCCTGTCGAATTGCCGGTGTTTCCGGACTTTGCGATCGGTTCGCCTTTGCCGACATGCTGACCGGTGCTGACACCGATACTGGACAGGTGGGCATAGACGGACGTATAGATCTGACCGTCAATGGAGTGGGTGATCATGACGAGATTACCGAAACCGCCCATCGGTCCTGCATGGGAAACGACACCTTCAGCAGCTGCGCTGACTGTTGTTCCGACCGGTACTGAAATGTCCTGGCCGCGGTGCTGCTTCTTCGTATGGAAAATCGGGTGCACGCGCCATCCGAATGACGACGTCAGACGGCCGTGTGCTGGTGCAGTCCATGCTCCGCTTGAAACTGGCGGTGCCGCAACCGACGGCTCATAGCTTGATGATGCATTCGAAGAACTGCTGCTGGATGAAGCTGACGAATGTGACGAGCTGGCAGCCTGTTCCGCACGCCGTTTCGCCGCGGCAGCCTCCTGCTGGCGGCGGAGTTCCGCTTCGCGTTTACGCTTCAGCTCAGCCTGGCGGGCGACTTCAGCAAGGCGCTCTTGTTCTGCAACAATCTTCTTTTCAAGGTCCGCTGACATATCATGTGCTTCGTCAGCTTCACTTTCCAAGTGGGCTTTTTCGTTCGACAGCTTTGCTTCTTCCGCTTCCAGCTGATCGACGAGCTTGTCCTTTTCGACTTTCTGGCCTTCCAGTTTCTTCTTCAAGTCAGTCAGTTTCGCTTTCCGGTCTTCCTGTTCAGCAAGCTTCTTTTCGACAAGCGCTTTTTCTTCTTCAAGCTGGTTCATGTCGTCTTCCTGCTGCTTCATGATCTTCCGGTCTGCGTCCATCAGTGTAGAGACTGCTGAGAAACGGTCGATGAAGTCTGAAAAGCTGGTCGCCCCGAGGAGCACGTCCAGGTAGCTGACGTCCCCGCCTTTCACCTGCATCGTTTTCACACGTTCGCGCAGCACTTCATCACGCTCTTTGATGCGCTGCTCAAGTGTCTTGATGGAGATGCGCAGCTGCGCAATCTCTTTGGTTGTATCCGCGATCTTTTCTTTCACGTCGCGGATCTTCTCATTATTAGTATCGATTTCACCGTTGAGTTTCGAGATCTGGTCGAGGATCGTCTGTTTCTTTGTTTTCTTTTCGTTGATTTTATCAGACTTGTCCTTGATGCCTTTGTTCAGTTCGTTCTGTTTCTGCTGCAGCAGTTTCTGTTCGTTCTGCATATCTTTGAGTGAATCTGCTGATACTGCTGTTGCACCGACAGTGGACGATAAGAGCAGGACCCCCATGGTCGACAGCAGTAAACTTTTATTCTTTTTCAAAGTCCCAGTTCCCCTTTCAAACGATTCGGCTAGTCAGGCTTTCAGGAATTTGCGTACGGACATGAGGCTGCCCCATACGCCGATGAAGACGCCCATGAACAGCAGCAGTCCGTCGACCTGGATGATGAACGGCACAGGATCGAGCACCTGGAACATTTCGTTGACCAGCTTCGGCTGCCAGTAGGCGTATATTTGCTGATAGGCGATCGAGATCGCCGTGATCGGGATGATGGACCCGAGGATACCGAGCCAGACCCCTTCCAAGATGAACGGAATGCGGACGAAGCTGTTCGTCGCACCGACCAGCTTCATGATTTCGATCTCACGTCCGCGTGCAATGATTGTCAGGCGGATCGTGTTGGAGATGAGGAACATCGCCGTGAACAGCAATGCGACAATGAGGATCAGGCCGACATTGCGGCTGACTTTGACGACATTGAACAGTTTTTCGACTTTCCCGGCTCCGTAGACCACTTCGGCAGTGTATTCGTATGTATCGATCTCTTTGGCGATTTTTGCGGTGTTGTGCGGATCCGCAGCTTTCACGTACAATGCATCGCCGAGCGGGTTGCTTTGCTTGTAGAGAGCGAGTTCTTTCCCGTACTGCTTGATGACCTTGTCCAGTTCCTGCTCTCTCGACGCATATTCCACACTCGCCACGCCGCCGAGCGATTCCACTTTCTTCTGTAACTCTTGTATTGCCTCGTCACTTGCCGCTGCATCCGCAACCACTTTGATTTCCACGTCGTTTTCAATGTTGTCCGCCATCTTGTTCAGGTTCATCATCATAGCGATGAAACTGCCGACAAGAAGAAGCGTGACAGCCACGGCGCTGATGGAGGCGAATGTCATCCAGCCATTCCGGCCGAGACTCTTGAAACTCTCGCGGAAGTGACGGGCAAGCGTTCTACCCTTCATAACTGTATTCTCCTTCATATTCATCCCGTGTGATCATGCCGCCCTCGACGAGCAGGACACGGTGCCGGATCGAATTGACGATATCTTTGTTATGGGTTGCCATGACAATGGTAGTTCCTCTGTTGTTGATTTTCTCGAAGATGTTCATGATCCCTAACGACGTATCCGGATCCAAATTTCCTGTTGGCTCATCCGCAATGACCAGCTTCGGTTCATTGACAATGGAACGCGCGATCGAAACACGCTGCTGTTCTCCGCCGGATAGCTCGTTAGGAAACATTCTCGCTTTTTGCGACAGGCCGACAAGCGCTAAAACATCTGTCACTTTCTTACGGATTTCCGTCGGTGTCTCTTCGATGACTTCCAGGGCGAATGCCACATTTTCATAGACATTCAATTTCGGCAGGAGCTTGAAATCCTGGAAGACAACCCCGATCTGTCTGCGCAAAAAAGGGATCTGTTTGCTTTTCAACGAACCAAGGTCTGTTCCATCGATGAAAATCTGCCCGCTGGTCGGGGCTTCCTCGCGATACATCATTTTGATGAACGTCGATTTCCCTGCACCGCTCGGGCCGACTACGTAGACGAATTCACCGCGGTCGATGTCGATCGTGATGCCATTTGCGGCTACGACGCCGTTCGAGTACTTTTTGTACACGTTTTTCATTTTGATCATTCTGTAACCACCTGATTCAATTACTTTTTCGCCAGCTTTTTCATTATAGCAGATATAAACCTCCATAGTATTACAGTAGTATTTCAATTCGACAGGACTGTTCACACCTTTTCAACAATCTTGTAATCTGGCATCCTGTTTATGGGTGTCTGGCTGGGACTGCCGAACAGCAAAAAAGCAGAGACACCGAAGTGCCTCTGCCGGATGATTCCTTATTCAGGATGTCTTATTTCTTCTCGGAAAGCCATTTTGCGACTGCATCGAGCTCTTCCCCTTTGATGAGGCCTCCAGGCATGCCGCCGGATTTACCGTTCTCGATGATATCGTGGATTTCGTCTTCAGAAAGCTCGCCGCCGATGTGTGCCAGTTCCGGTCCGTTCATGCCTTCCAGGTTGCCGCCGTGGCAAGTCGCACAGTTGGCCTGGTACACCTTGTCCGGATCTACGTCGCTGCCGCCTGCTTCCTTGTCGCCGGACGCGCTGTCATCCCCGCCTCCGCATGCGCCGAGTACGAGTGCAGCACCAAAGATTGCCGCTGCGAATTTGCTTTTCGTTTTCATACTGATTTCCTCCTTCAGATAAAATAAGTACGTGCTCCCTCAGTATACCAAAATCCGCATGTCCTTCACGCCGCCGTGTGACAAACTCATGACGTTTGGGCCTGACCTGCCGTACTCCTTCTATGTACTATTCTCTTTTCTCCGGAAATCAAACCTCTTGCCAGGAAGAATTTTATGGAGGGCTGTCCAGCTGCAGTTCTGGTGGATTTCAAGGTTTCAAACTATGCAGGACGGGTAAACAGCCGATTAAGAGCAGCACAGCAAAGCTCGGAATATTTTCAATTTTCGCTTGCAATGCCGCGGGAAACACGGTAAGCTAACGTGTAATTGAACAAAAACTTATTTCGCAACGTTCGAAGTAAG comes from Sporosarcina trichiuri and encodes:
- a CDS encoding S41 family peptidase, with protein sequence MVTMRRSRFFLVGLFAAVAVCLVLLNGCGKKEKERAAPSDEFGVIDEAYDVITGNAVYPLEKNDLIEGALRGMADVIGDPYSTYLTKEEAASHKESLAGERVGIGAEITRTSGKFVIVSPVKGSPSDKAGLLPYDEIVQIDKEGVDGLTLQEVVKRIRGKKGTTVELTVYRPEAGKHVELTIERDVIPVHTVSSEIIEERGKKIGYIGLTMFGEESAKEWQAATDLLVKEGAEALLIDVRGNPGGYLHAVGAIAGSMLPEDTVFAYMENIKGQLTPLVTEKPEGVLFDEKLKTLPIALMQDQGSASASEVLSGALQDLGRGFIVGTTSFGKGTVQETMELSNGGEVKLSTHKWLTPKERWIHGEGIESDLVVKQNSLFAEHLRVLADVYREEQFHDDIAYAQRVLKALKFNPGRTDGYFDDATKKAVAEFQKDAELEVSGEMDSAFYQGLKAAAEEVKSDRANDEQLAMAIGYLHHTLSSKK
- a CDS encoding redoxin domain-containing protein — encoded protein: MNKKWVGYAVAILVIGTMVALMVKSNMQKPEKIDTATTKAQSETLPGMEELPGLKPGDTPPDFELKTLDGDSVKLSDLRGKKVMLNFWATWCPPCKAEMPHMENYYKDLEEEDNVELVSVNLTTAEKRGEKAVEEFADAYGLTFPILLDTEDIGMTDYQVFSIPTTYILKTDGTVDNKIIGPMDEKMMEQLMDDVD
- a CDS encoding murein hydrolase activator EnvC family protein, with amino-acid sequence MKKNKSLLLSTMGVLLLSSTVGATAVSADSLKDMQNEQKLLQQKQNELNKGIKDKSDKINEKKTKKQTILDQISKLNGEIDTNNEKIRDVKEKIADTTKEIAQLRISIKTLEQRIKERDEVLRERVKTMQVKGGDVSYLDVLLGATSFSDFIDRFSAVSTLMDADRKIMKQQEDDMNQLEEEKALVEKKLAEQEDRKAKLTDLKKKLEGQKVEKDKLVDQLEAEEAKLSNEKAHLESEADEAHDMSADLEKKIVAEQERLAEVARQAELKRKREAELRRQQEAAAAKRRAEQAASSSHSSASSSSSSSNASSSYEPSVAAPPVSSGAWTAPAHGRLTSSFGWRVHPIFHTKKQHRGQDISVPVGTTVSAAAEGVVSHAGPMGGFGNLVMITHSIDGQIYTSVYAHLSSIGVSTGQHVGKGEPIAKSGNTGNSTGPHLHFEIHVGNFSATGPSAVNPLRYVSF
- the ftsX gene encoding permease-like cell division protein FtsX, whose product is MKGRTLARHFRESFKSLGRNGWMTFASISAVAVTLLLVGSFIAMMMNLNKMADNIENDVEIKVVADAAASDEAIQELQKKVESLGGVASVEYASREQELDKVIKQYGKELALYKQSNPLGDALYVKAADPHNTAKIAKEIDTYEYTAEVVYGAGKVEKLFNVVKVSRNVGLILIVALLFTAMFLISNTIRLTIIARGREIEIMKLVGATNSFVRIPFILEGVWLGILGSIIPITAISIAYQQIYAYWQPKLVNEMFQVLDPVPFIIQVDGLLLFMGVFIGVWGSLMSVRKFLKA
- the ftsE gene encoding cell division ATP-binding protein FtsE, coding for MIKMKNVYKKYSNGVVAANGITIDIDRGEFVYVVGPSGAGKSTFIKMMYREEAPTSGQIFIDGTDLGSLKSKQIPFLRRQIGVVFQDFKLLPKLNVYENVAFALEVIEETPTEIRKKVTDVLALVGLSQKARMFPNELSGGEQQRVSIARSIVNEPKLVIADEPTGNLDPDTSLGIMNIFEKINNRGTTIVMATHNKDIVNSIRHRVLLVEGGMITRDEYEGEYSYEG
- the cccB gene encoding cytochrome c551 gives rise to the protein MKTKSKFAAAIFGAALVLGACGGGDDSASGDKEAGGSDVDPDKVYQANCATCHGGNLEGMNGPELAHIGGELSEDEIHDIIENGKSGGMPGGLIKGEELDAVAKWLSEKK